The following coding sequences lie in one Periophthalmus magnuspinnatus isolate fPerMag1 chromosome 24, fPerMag1.2.pri, whole genome shotgun sequence genomic window:
- the ylpm1 gene encoding YLP motif-containing protein 1 isoform X1 has protein sequence MYPSWGNYGGSQQSQNYGAGNNTGNAAGFGGSGGASIFTSLQEQHLQQMQQLQMLHQKQLQSVLHHGAPSTAVYNPAPSVGYSSSSWQSPDTQDNAIGSSAYYTQNNSANLTMRGPPAQPQDIQPPPPSQPHPTESQPAPPPPEPPSVKTKVPEHSAPKPMENKPAPPAPGSDNATSLQDQQQQWYKQHLQNLQKMKQDRSKQNQKDGGSATVPPPPPTSEPPKRAPPPPPPKEEPPAPPPPPPSESENVKKPPTLTDKPETPQDPEEAVRLQQLQAAAAQWQHVQQQRAGLQYQALMKQHENLQKVLEQYQQLIQPPPNFQTMSAEMQLRHYKTQQQRFVPLYQEWDRTFMLWYEQFQSYPHKDQLQDYESQWKQWQQQMNATNAHIQERVATLTAMVPYPSTQYSSGTIGPDHDQSNQESVNPGATEYPSTFKSVGGSRFDQTQQGFEEACDAPEQSFDVPSRFDAPPRFGGPGFDGSPRFGGPRQRFDGPQQRFDGPRQRFDGPRQRFDGPWQRFDGPPQRFDGPPQRFDGPPQRFDGPRQRFDGPQRFDGPQRFDGPQRFDGPQRFDGPQRFDGPQRFDGPQRFDGPQRFDGPPRFDGPQRLDQPRQRFDGPQRFDSPRQRFDGPSRFDQPPRGPQPHIGPPQRPPAPLQRLPVPQQEKQLGPPPKAGPATKQAAEELKTDEKKDCASTSDNDLTDDSMIGNAGFFVQKDPIPQTHKSDNLSGDEKSKPTDDKPPVSEHSDVAPKSVAQIAHKDESNQSTILQQDSKLSTPGPPKADSSIPSVGRGRGQPQVPIRGRGRGRGQMEERILSGSNSSSFERDIDEQSYDYGQSDAELALPEEPQEYHWQDPSHVEFHDNSEPTDEELWMPNDQFYPLEEEYYEEPADHFMGRGGHPLMRGRPPMPMGRGGHPMGRGGPLMGRGRPPFMRGGPPMGRGGPPMGRGGPPIGRGGRGGPPMGRGGQPMPRGGPAVARAGPPRGRGGPLLSRGGKPIGRGGQQVGTAHTDSHWEDPEFAKYPPEEDQYWDEWGPPMGARGMRPPFPPGRGRPPRGHPSFTQVRPPHPVHRPEHYEMDTEFDPMYNDPHGRPGHSEAGRGRGPPPHPHEIDLQEWYDEEADRQMAYGRGPPSTPHEILERDEMRRSVGHEMSRGTYPSDKEYEQDLKEGFVADYGHGEKQYCRASDYPRDVYESQWDREAPLSERRYPPRLLPTELHRDEPWAEERDRGYPYTHEERDRPRGELRIREYGDEPHYRQDDPSYSVTRSRLSPLPERHYPDYEPRPAYQEKRDVSLERPAPAVEAVSNLPESSLDPVTQGTSAGGLLALSQRQHEIILKAAQELKMIRELQETKPSSVEPQPAPIVPDILPELPAGLLGLEIPPDIKNVLKGIASQSTTKEALSGDGTPATTDYQLRLQTPVLPKTVDYAHGHEPGATVEKISYGERIILRPDPLPSERGYEKEPLGLRNPYSRDHYERRDLYLDRRDYSREREYREKLPEREKYERERYTSRDDSTQCLTEERSAVPRTGYRERERERDVRERDHSGSRDREHYGRPDYDRAPYRQSSLERERYSHGPSPHVERRSYEDRIPPPPVLPPPAQPSARLEKKPELKNIDDILKMPGRLSRPDRIVIIMRGLPGSGKSHVAKLIRDKEVHCGGAPPRVIVLDDYFMTEVEKVEKDPDTGRRVKTKVLEYEYEPEMEETYRSSMLKTFKKTLDDGFFPFIILDTINDRVKHFDQFWSAAKTKGFEVYLAEISADVQTCAKRNVHGRKVKDITKIANNWEPSPSHMVCLDVRSILQDAAIEEVEMEDFNPDDEVKQPKKEEEEESDQGYLPKSKWEMDTSEAKLDRLDGLSITGKRKRDSDHTSGLEDFLQLPDDYATRRSQPGKKRVRWADLEEQKNADLKRAIGFVVGQTDWERITDDSGQLAQRALNRTKYF, from the exons ATGTATCCTTCGTGGGGGAATTACGGTGGATCTCAACAGTCCCAAAATTATGGAGCCGGTAACAACACCGGGAATGCCGCTGGGTTTGGAGGCTCAGGCGGCGCCTCCATCTTCACCAGCCTCCAGGAGCAGCACCTCCAGCAGATGCAGCAGCTGCAGATGCTCCACCAGAAACAGCTCCAGTCGGTGCTACACCACGGAGCGCCCAGCACCGCCGTGTACAACCCTGCACCCTCAGTCGGATATTCAAGCTCTTCATGGCAGTCCCCTGACACTCAAGACAATGCCATTGGGTCTTCGGCCTACTATACTCAGAATAACTCTGCCAATTTGACGATGAGAGGGCCCCCGGCCCAGCCACAAGACATCCAGCCTCCGCCGCCGTCTCAGCCGCACCCAACCGAGTCTCAACCTGCTCCTCCACCCCCAGAACCCCCCTCTGTGAAAACAAAAGTTCCCGAGCACAGTGCACCGAAGCCCATGGAAAACAAGCCCGCGCCCCCTGCTCCCGGGAGTGATAACGCGACATCTTTACAG GATCAACAGCAGCAGTGGTACAAACAGCATCTTCAGAACCTTCAAAAGATGAAGCAagatagaagtaaacaaaatcaGAAGGATGGTGGTAGTGCTACAGTGCCGCCGCCACCTCCAACCTCAGAGCCACCCAAAagagcacctcctcctcctcctcctaaaGAGGAACCACCGGCCccaccccctccacctccttcaGAG agtgaaaatgtcaaaaaaccTCCGACACTTACAGACAAA CCTGAAACTCCTCAGGATCCAGAGGAGGCCGTCCGCCTCCAGCAGCTCCAGGCTGCTGCAGCTCAGTGGCAGCATGTGCAGCAGCAGAGGGCAGGTTTACAGTACCAGGCTCTCATGAAACAACATGAGAATCTTCAGAAAGTCCTCGAACAATATCAACAACTCATTCAGCCACCTCCAAACTTCCAG acTATGTCGGCTGAAATGCAGTTGAGACATTATAAAACACAGCAGCAACGTTTTGTTCCATTGTATCAAGAGTGGGATCGAACTTTCATGTTATGGTATGAGCAGTTTCAAAGCTATCCCCACAAAGACCAGCTACAAGACTACGAAAGCCAGTGGAAGCAATGGCAGCAGCAGATGAATGCCACAAACGCTCACATTCAGGAACGTGTGGCCACCCTCACTGCAATGGTTCCCTATCCTTCAACTCAATACAGTAGTGGGACTATTGGGCCTGACCATGATCAGTCAAACCAGGAGTCAGTAAACCCAGGTGCTACTGAGTATCCTTCCACTTTTAAAAGTGTTGGAGGTTCACG ATTTGACCAAACGCAACAGGGATTTGAAGAAGCCTGTGATgctccagagcagagttttgatgTTCCCTCACGATTTGATGCTCCCCCAAGATTTGGTGGTCCAGGTTTTGACGGTAGTCCTAGATTTGGTGGTCCACGGCAACGATTCGATGGGCCACAGCAACGATTTGACGGTCCTCGGCAACGCTTTGACGGTCCTCGGCAACGCTTTGACGGTCCTTGGCAACGATTTGACGGGCCTCCGCAACGGTTTGACGGGCCTCCGCAACGGTTTGACGGGCCTCCGCAACGGTTTGACGGGCCGCGGCAGCGTTTTGACGGGCCGCAGCGTTTTGACGGGCCGCAGCGTTTTGACGGGCCGCAGCGCTTTGACGGGCCGCAGCGCTTTGATGGACCGCAGCGTTTTGACGGACCGCAGCGCTTTGATGGACCGCAGCGCTTTGACGGACCGCAGCGATTTGATGGGCCTCCACGATTCGATGGGCCTCAAAGGTTGGACCAGCCACGGCAGCGATTTGATGGTCCTCAAAGATTTGACTCTCCAAGGCAACGTTTTGATGGCCCATCAAGATTTGACCAGCCACCACGGGGCCCCCAACCTCATATTGGCCCACCACAACGACCACCTGCCCCTCTACAACGTCTACCCGTAccacaacaagaaaaacaactggGTCCTCCACCCAAGGCTGGACCTGCTACTAAACAAGCAGCTGAGGAACTAAAAACTGATGAAAAGAAGGATTGTGCATCAACATCAGATAATGACTTGACAGATGACAGCATGATTGGAAATGCAGGATTTTTTGTTCAAAAAGATCCAATACCACAGACACATAAAAGTGACAACCTGTCTGGTGATGAAAAATCCAAACCTACTGATGACAAACCTCCTGTATCAGAGCATTCGGATGTGGCACCTAAATCTGTGGCACAAATTGCGCATAAAGATGAATCAAATCAATCAACCATATTACAACAGGATTCCAAATTATCTACGCCAGGACCACCAAAAGCAGATTCTTCAATACCTTCAGTTGGTAGAGGTCGTGGACAGCCTCAGGTACCCATTCGAGGTCGGGGGCGAGGCCGTGGGCAAATGGAGGAAAGAATATTAAGTGGGTCAAACAGTTCATCATTTGAAAGAGACATAGATGAACAGTCTTATGATTATGGACAATCTGATGCAGAATTAGCCTTGCCTGAGGAGCCACAGGAGTATCACTGGCAAGATCCTTCACATGTGGAGTTTCATGATAATTCAGAGCCAACCGATGAAGAATTGTGGATGCCCAATGATCAATTCTACCCATTAGAAGAAGAATATTATGAAGAACCAGCGGATCACTTTATGGGAAGAGGTGGGCACCCATTGATGAGAGGAAGACCACCAATGCCGATGGGAAGGGGGGGGCATCCCATGGGGAGAGGTGGTCCTCTAATGGGGAGAGGACGTCCTCCCTTCATGAGAGGAGGGCCCCCTATGGGTAGGGGAGGGCCCCCTATGGGTAGAGGAGGGCCTCCTATTGGTAGGGGAGGTAGAGGGGGTCCACCTATGGGTAGAGGGGGTCAACCTATGCCCAGGGGAGGTCCTGCAGTGGCTCGGGCAGGCCCACCACGTGGTCGAGGGGGTCCACTTTTGAGTAGAGGAGGGAAACCAATAGGTAGAGGTGGCCAACAAGTTGGAACAGCCCACACAGATAGCCACTGGGAGGATCCAGAGTTTGCCAAGTATCCACCAGAAGAAGACCAATACTGGGATGAATGGGGACCACCTATGGGTGCAAGAGGTATGAGACCGCCATTTCCACCTGGTCGAGGTCGCCCACCTCGTGGGCATCCATCCTTTACACAAGTCAGACCTCCTCATCCTGTTCATAGACCAGAACATTATGAAATGGACACTGAATTTGACCCCATGTATAATGACCCTCATGGACGTCCAGGGCATTCTGAAGCAGGAAGAGGGAGGGGTCCACCACCACACCCTCATGAAATTGATCTTCAGGAGTGGTATGATGAAGAGGCAGATAGGCAAATGGCATATGGCCGTGGCCCTCCTTCCACTCCACATGAGATTTTGGAGAGAGATGAAATGAGGCGGTCTGTTGGTCATGAAATGAGTAGAGGCACATATCCTTCAGACAAAGAATATGAACAAGATTTGAAAGAGGGGTTTGTTGCAGATTATGGGCATGGAGAGAAACAGTATTGCCGGGCCTCTGATTATCCTCGAGATGTCTATGAATCACAGTGGGACAGAGAAGCTCCTCTGTCTGAGAGGAGATATCCCCCTCGTTTGTTACCAACAGAGTTGCACAGAGATGAACCCTGGGctgaagagagagatagaggttACCCATATACTCATGAAGAGCGAGACCGGCCAAGAGGAGAACTTCGAATAAGGGAATATGGAGATGAACCTCATTATCGACAGGACGatccttcttattctgtgacGCGCTCTAGACTATCCCCTCTTCCAGAAAGACACTATCCAGACTATGAACCTAGACCTGCTTATCAGGAAAAGAGAGATGTGTCTTTAGAAAGACCAGCACCTGCTGTTGAGGCAGTTTCAAACTTACCAGAAAGCTCACTTGATCCTGTAACACAAGGAACGAGTGCAGGTGGTCTACTGGCTCTTTCTCAGAGGCAACATGAGATCATCTTAAAAGCAGCTCAAGAACTGAAAATGATTAG GGAGTTGCAAGAAACAAAGCCATCTAGTGTTGAACCCCAGCCTGCTCCTATTGTACCTGACATTTTACCTGAGCTTCCTGCTGGTCTTCTTGGTCTAGAGATTCCACcagatattaaaaatgtattaaag GGTATAGCTTCACAATCTACAACTAAAGAAGCTCTGTCTGGAGATGGCACGCCTGCTACCACTGATTATCAGCTACGTCTTCAAACTCCAGTTCTCCCAAAGACTGTAGATTATGCGCATGGGCATG AGCCTGGGGCTACTGTTGAGAAAATATCTTATGGTGAAAGAATAATCTTAAGACCAGATCCTTTGCCATCTGAAAGAGGCTATGAAAAAG AACCCCTAGGTCTGCGAAATCCTTACAGCAGAGACCACTATGAAAGACGGGACCTGTATTTGGACCGCCGAGACTacagtagagagagagaatacagaGAAAAGTTACCTgaaagagagaaatatgagagAGAGCGGTATACATCAAGAGATGACAG CACACAGTGTTTGACTGAAGAAAG ATCTGCAGTGCCTCGCACAGGATAccgtgagagggagagagaaagggatgtTCGAGAGCGAGACCATAGTGGCAGTCGTGACCGTGAACATTATGGAAGACCCGACTACGACAGAGCACCTTACAGGCAATCAAGTCTGGAACGGGAGCGATACAGCCATGGACCCTCACCCCACG TGGAACGTAGAAGCTATGAAGATCGAATTCCTCCCCCTCCAGTGTTGCCACCTCCTGCTCAGCCTTCAGCTCGACTTGAAAAGAAACCAGAATTGAAGAACATTGATGATATTCTTAAAATGCCTGGCAGATTGTCTCGACCCGACAGG ATTGTCATCATAATGAGAGGTCTCCCGGGAAGTGGAAAAAGTCATGTTGCAAAGCTCATTAGA GACAAAGAAGTCCACTGTGGAGGTGCACCACCACGGGTTATTGTTCTGGATGATTATTTCATGACAGAAgttgaaaaagttgaaaaagacCCTGATACTGGGAGAAGGGTTAAAACTAAG gTTCTGGAATATGAATATGAGCCAGAAATGGAAGAAACTTATCGGAGCAGCATGCTTAAAACATTCAAGAAAACCTTAGACGATggatttttcccattcatcatATTAGACACTATTAATGATCGAGTGAAGCACTTTGACCAGTTCTGGAGTGCAGCAAAGACGAAAGGGTTTGAG GTGTACCTTGCTGAAATCAGTGCTGATGTTCAGACATGTGCAAAGAGAAACGTCCATGGACGCAAAGTGAAGGATATAACTAAG ATAGCCAATAACTGGGAGCCATCTCCAAGTCATATGGTGTGTTTAGATGTTCGTTCCATTCTGCAGGATGCTGCTATAGAGGAG GTGGAGATGGAGGATTTTAATCCTGATGATGAAGTTAAGCAACCcaagaaggaagaggaagaggagagtgatCAG GGCTACCTACCAAAAAGCAAATGGGAGATGGACACATCTGAAGCAAAACTCG ACCGGTTGGATGGCCTGAGCATCACTGGGAAGAGAAAACGTGACAGTGACCACACATCCGGCTTAGAGGACTTCCTCCAGCTTCCAGACGACTATGCCACACGCCGCTCCCAACCTGGAAAGAAGAGG GTCCGATGGGCAGAtttagaggagcagaagaacgCAGATCTGAAACGAGCTATTGGTTTTGTGGTTGGTCAAACGGACTGGGAGCGAATAACAGATGACAGCGGGCAGCTGGCACAGAGAGCGCTCAACCGCACAAAGTATTTCTGA